The following coding sequences lie in one Streptomyces venezuelae genomic window:
- a CDS encoding streptophobe family protein has protein sequence MQAEERNGESRGVRWGDVLLSAIAAVSWALVGMAGTAALALHLLGADAVAALGPLTAATVALGAGGSVTPSGDVSAFGLDDAEATTTVDIAPLGVGLVGALLLAHFFLRSLRGAGAVIAPAELLARAGAVIALFLGMLAGLAWAGHDIVTIDGKQLGIDEGIEKGIDELPGGIGDKLPGGIGDIGGLLPGRLGDLVDAKASVGFTVDTGPTLLGGAVWVTGVLLIALLASRRTPLPRALDGLHRVVRPAASALVTVVLVAVAAGFAAAAYAMIGDDHPKRIAGAALLGAPNGVWLALPVGLLVPWDGQATGALTRFLPAPVDDLLTGPSDKPLTLGRLAELDGRVWLLGVAAAMAMLFAGVLTAVRTPRARDTVSAVGFAGRCGVRLGVVTALGLPLLVWLTEVSADASLSVFGFDAFGAGVELHGRVGMAAVLGAAWGFGAGLLGAFLAVATGAAGDRAAPLALASGAGGLFGGGGSAAVPAGAGAGAGPYAPRDPGAGAYGSGDSGAGPYGSGDSGAGPYGPGDSGAGPYGPGDSGAGPYGPGDSGAGPYAPGAPYRPPNPDTNPYLRTDSGGAGPVRSGGPPGSGGPPESREAPESRETPPASGSDRDVSGAPTVLGPVVPPPPPSRRRSRSADWPPPPPPPPPPPKTPRRPD, from the coding sequence ATGCAGGCCGAGGAACGGAACGGCGAGAGCCGGGGCGTGCGGTGGGGCGATGTGCTGCTCTCCGCGATCGCCGCGGTCAGTTGGGCGCTGGTGGGGATGGCGGGGACGGCCGCGCTCGCCCTGCACCTGCTCGGCGCGGACGCGGTGGCCGCGCTCGGACCGCTGACGGCGGCGACCGTGGCGCTGGGGGCGGGAGGTTCAGTCACGCCGTCCGGCGACGTCTCCGCGTTCGGCCTGGACGACGCCGAGGCGACGACAACAGTCGATATTGCGCCACTCGGTGTGGGTTTGGTCGGAGCGCTCCTGCTCGCGCACTTCTTCCTGCGTTCTCTGCGCGGCGCGGGTGCCGTGATCGCACCCGCCGAACTCCTCGCCCGTGCGGGCGCGGTGATCGCTCTCTTCCTCGGGATGCTCGCGGGGCTCGCCTGGGCCGGTCACGACATCGTCACGATCGACGGCAAGCAGCTCGGCATCGACGAGGGGATCGAGAAGGGCATCGACGAGCTGCCGGGCGGCATCGGCGACAAGCTGCCCGGCGGGATCGGGGACATCGGCGGGCTGCTGCCGGGCCGGCTCGGGGACCTCGTGGACGCGAAGGCGTCGGTCGGGTTCACCGTCGACACCGGTCCGACGCTGCTCGGCGGCGCGGTCTGGGTCACGGGCGTCCTGCTCATCGCCCTCCTCGCCTCGCGCCGCACGCCGTTGCCGCGCGCCCTGGACGGCCTGCACCGGGTGGTGCGGCCCGCCGCGTCCGCGCTGGTCACGGTGGTGCTGGTCGCCGTCGCCGCGGGGTTCGCCGCGGCGGCGTACGCGATGATCGGCGACGACCATCCGAAGCGGATCGCGGGCGCGGCGCTGCTGGGGGCGCCGAACGGTGTCTGGCTCGCCCTGCCGGTCGGCCTTCTCGTCCCGTGGGACGGCCAGGCGACGGGCGCGCTCACCCGCTTCCTGCCGGCCCCGGTGGACGACCTCCTGACGGGCCCTTCCGACAAGCCGCTCACGCTCGGCCGCCTCGCCGAACTGGACGGGAGAGTCTGGCTGCTGGGCGTCGCGGCGGCGATGGCGATGCTGTTCGCGGGGGTACTGACGGCGGTACGCACGCCACGCGCCCGGGACACGGTGTCCGCGGTGGGATTCGCGGGGCGGTGCGGGGTGCGGCTGGGGGTCGTGACGGCGCTGGGGCTGCCGCTGTTGGTGTGGCTGACGGAGGTGTCGGCCGACGCTTCCCTCTCCGTCTTCGGCTTCGACGCGTTCGGTGCGGGGGTCGAGCTGCACGGACGGGTGGGGATGGCGGCGGTGCTGGGGGCGGCGTGGGGGTTCGGGGCGGGCCTGCTCGGGGCGTTTCTCGCGGTGGCGACGGGGGCGGCGGGCGACCGAGCGGCGCCGTTGGCCCTCGCCTCCGGCGCGGGGGGTCTCTTTGGGGGTGGGGGTTCCGCTGCGGTGCCTGCGGGGGCGGGGGCGGGGGCGGGGCCGTATGCGCCTCGGGATCCGGGGGCGGGGGCATACGGGTCCGGCGACTCGGGGGCGGGGCCATATGGGTCCGGCGACTCGGGGGCGGGGCCGTACGGGCCCGGCGACTCGGGGGCGGGGCCGTACGGGCCCGGCGACTCGGGGGCGGGGCCGTACGGGCCCGGCGACTCGGGGGCGGGGCCGTACGCGCCTGGGGCGCCGTACCGGCCGCCGAACCCGGACACGAACCCGTACTTGCGCACGGATTCGGGGGGCGCGGGGCCGGTCAGGTCTGGTGGCCCGCCAGGGTCTGGTGGCCCACCGGAGTCCCGTGAGGCGCCGGAGTCCCGTGAGACGCCGCCCGCTTCTGGCTCCGACCGGGACGTCTCCGGAGCCCCCACCGTCCTGGGCCCGGTGGTCCCCCCTCCCCCACCATCCCGACGCCGCTCCCGCTCCGCAGACTGGCCACCCCCGCCTCCACCTCCGCCACCACCCCCCAAGACCCCGCGGAGGCCCGACTGA
- the serB gene encoding phosphoserine phosphatase SerB, which yields MSASQPPQPADIPTLLVKIFGKDRPGITAGLFDTLAAYSVDVVDIEQVVTRGRIVLCALVTEPPAGLEGDLRATVHSWAESMKMQAEIISGIGDNRPRGLGRSLVTVLGHPLTSESTAAIAASITATGGNIDRIFRLAKYPVTAVEFAVSGTETEPLRTALAIEAARLGVDVAVVAAGLHRRAQRLVVMDVDSTLIQDEVIELFAAHAGCEAEVAEVTAAAMRGELDFEQSLHARVALLAGLDASVVDKVRSEVRLTPGARTLIRTLKRLGYQVGVVSGGFTQVTDDLKERLGLDFAQANTLEIVDGKLTGKVTGEIVDRAGKARLLRRFATEAGVPLEQTVAIGDGANDLDMLNAAGLGVAFNAKPVVREAAHTAVNVPFLDTVLYLLGITREEVEAADTHTD from the coding sequence ATGAGTGCTTCGCAGCCCCCTCAGCCCGCCGACATCCCGACGCTCCTCGTCAAGATCTTCGGCAAGGACCGCCCCGGCATCACCGCCGGGCTCTTCGACACCCTCGCCGCCTACTCCGTCGACGTCGTCGACATCGAGCAGGTCGTCACCCGTGGCCGGATCGTGCTGTGCGCGCTCGTGACCGAGCCGCCCGCCGGTCTGGAGGGTGATCTGCGCGCCACCGTCCACAGCTGGGCGGAGTCCATGAAGATGCAGGCCGAGATCATCTCGGGCATCGGCGACAACCGGCCCCGAGGCCTCGGGCGTTCGCTGGTGACCGTCCTCGGCCACCCGCTGACCTCCGAGTCGACGGCCGCGATCGCCGCGAGCATCACCGCCACCGGCGGCAACATCGACCGTATCTTCCGGCTCGCCAAGTACCCGGTCACCGCAGTCGAGTTCGCCGTGTCCGGCACCGAGACGGAGCCGCTGCGCACCGCCCTCGCCATAGAGGCCGCCCGGCTCGGCGTGGACGTCGCCGTCGTGGCGGCGGGCCTGCACCGCCGCGCCCAGCGCCTGGTCGTGATGGACGTCGACTCGACGCTCATCCAGGACGAGGTCATCGAACTCTTCGCCGCGCACGCCGGATGCGAGGCCGAGGTCGCCGAGGTGACGGCGGCGGCGATGCGCGGGGAGCTGGACTTCGAGCAGTCGCTGCACGCCCGCGTGGCGCTCCTCGCGGGTCTCGACGCCTCGGTCGTGGACAAGGTCCGCTCCGAGGTACGGCTCACGCCGGGCGCCCGCACCCTGATCCGTACCCTCAAGCGCCTCGGCTACCAAGTGGGCGTCGTCTCGGGCGGGTTCACTCAGGTCACCGACGATCTGAAGGAACGTCTCGGCCTCGACTTCGCCCAGGCCAACACCCTGGAGATCGTCGACGGCAAGCTCACCGGCAAGGTGACCGGCGAGATCGTCGACCGCGCGGGCAAGGCCAGGCTGCTGCGGCGCTTCGCCACGGAGGCCGGCGTCCCGCTGGAGCAGACCGTCGCGATCGGCGACGGCGCGAACGACCTGGACATGCTGAACGCGGCGGGCCTCGGCGTCGCCTTCAACGCCAAGCCCGTGGTCCGCGAGGCGGCGCACACCGCGGTGAACGTCCCCTTCCTGGACACCGTCCTCTACCTCCTCGGCATCACCCGCGAAGAGGTCGAGGCGGCGGACACGCACACGGACTGA
- a CDS encoding SixA phosphatase family protein, whose amino-acid sequence MSVAEPRRIVLFRHAKADWPQVSDHERPLAERGRRDAPVAGRKLADSGIAFDMALCSTAARTRETWKLAVQELPQRPKTVYEDRVYEASPGELIAVLNETPDDVRDLVLIGHNPGIQGLTDVLAGDSEGDARTRLNRRGFPTAAFAVLTYSGSWKALEPGVATLVDYWAPSE is encoded by the coding sequence ATGAGCGTCGCAGAACCCCGCAGGATTGTCCTCTTCCGGCATGCGAAGGCCGACTGGCCGCAGGTTTCCGACCACGAGAGGCCGCTCGCCGAGCGCGGACGCCGGGACGCCCCCGTCGCCGGGCGCAAGCTGGCCGACAGCGGCATCGCCTTCGACATGGCCCTCTGCTCGACCGCCGCCCGGACCCGTGAGACCTGGAAGCTCGCCGTCCAGGAACTCCCGCAGCGCCCGAAGACCGTCTACGAAGATCGGGTGTACGAAGCCTCTCCCGGTGAGCTGATCGCCGTGCTCAACGAAACCCCGGACGACGTGCGGGACCTCGTCCTGATCGGCCACAACCCCGGCATCCAGGGCCTCACCGACGTCCTCGCGGGGGACTCCGAGGGCGACGCCAGAACGCGCCTCAACCGCAGGGGCTTCCCGACCGCGGCCTTCGCCGTCCTGACGTACTCGGGTTCGTGGAAGGCGCTGGAGCCGGGCGTGGCCACGCTCGTCGACTACTGGGCGCCGTCCGAGTAG
- a CDS encoding SGM_5486 family transporter-associated protein, translating into MPVLDPNPQNGQKKLLIVLGSMLAITVIIGIIASIASP; encoded by the coding sequence ATGCCCGTCCTTGACCCGAACCCCCAGAACGGCCAGAAGAAGCTGCTCATCGTGCTCGGCTCGATGCTGGCCATCACCGTGATCATCGGCATCATCGCGTCGATCGCCTCGCCGTGA
- a CDS encoding CynX/NimT family MFS transporter: protein MASENTETMTPTAKSPLPTDSGEKQAPTRAWATRLVIVGIVLAAMNLRPAITSLGALLEEVRDGLGMSGTLAGLLTSVPPLCFAFFGVMAPRLAKRFGPSAVVCVGMAAIAAGLVIRPFIGGTAGFLAATALALAGIAVSNVLMPVIVKRWFPDRVGSMTGLYSMALALGTSLAAALTVPVTDGLGGRWQTGLAVWALLAVVAVIPWIPLVRDRSQTAAAVPEHVSAAVRREDDGLRITSSRTAWALAVFFGLQATAAYITMGWMPQIFRDAGVPAGEAGVLLAVTMAMGVPLAFVIPRVATRLTNQGPVVIVLGACGLAGYAGLYLAPAGGAWAWALLLGISNCAFPLALTMVGMRAKSSVGVAKLSAFAQSTGYLISIPGPLLVGVLYQHSGGWGLPLTLMAGLMVPQIVVGTLAGRNRTVEDEVAATRAAAA from the coding sequence ATGGCTAGCGAGAACACCGAGACGATGACCCCGACGGCGAAGTCCCCCCTACCGACCGACAGCGGCGAGAAACAGGCCCCCACGCGCGCGTGGGCGACGCGACTCGTCATCGTCGGCATCGTCCTGGCCGCCATGAACCTCCGCCCGGCCATCACCAGCCTCGGCGCCCTCCTCGAAGAGGTCCGCGACGGCCTCGGCATGAGCGGCACCCTCGCGGGCCTGCTCACCTCCGTGCCGCCGCTCTGCTTCGCGTTCTTCGGCGTGATGGCGCCCCGCCTCGCCAAGCGCTTCGGCCCGAGCGCGGTCGTCTGCGTCGGCATGGCCGCCATCGCCGCCGGCCTGGTGATCCGGCCCTTCATCGGCGGCACCGCGGGCTTCCTCGCCGCCACCGCACTCGCCCTCGCGGGCATCGCCGTCAGCAACGTCCTGATGCCCGTCATCGTCAAGCGCTGGTTCCCCGACCGCGTCGGCTCCATGACCGGCCTGTACTCGATGGCACTCGCCCTCGGCACGTCCCTCGCGGCCGCCCTCACCGTGCCCGTCACCGACGGCCTCGGGGGACGCTGGCAGACCGGCCTCGCCGTGTGGGCCCTGCTCGCCGTCGTCGCCGTCATCCCCTGGATCCCGCTCGTCCGCGACCGCAGCCAGACCGCCGCAGCTGTGCCGGAGCACGTCAGCGCCGCTGTACGACGTGAGGACGACGGGCTGCGCATCACCTCCAGCCGCACCGCCTGGGCGCTCGCCGTCTTCTTCGGCCTCCAGGCCACCGCCGCGTACATCACGATGGGCTGGATGCCGCAGATCTTCCGCGACGCGGGCGTCCCCGCGGGCGAGGCGGGCGTCCTGCTCGCCGTCACGATGGCCATGGGCGTGCCCCTGGCGTTCGTCATCCCCCGGGTCGCCACGCGCCTCACCAACCAGGGCCCAGTCGTGATCGTCCTCGGTGCGTGCGGTCTCGCCGGGTACGCGGGTCTCTACCTCGCCCCCGCGGGCGGCGCCTGGGCCTGGGCCCTGCTGCTCGGCATCTCCAACTGCGCCTTCCCGCTCGCCCTCACCATGGTCGGCATGCGCGCCAAGAGCAGCGTGGGCGTGGCCAAGCTGTCCGCCTTCGCGCAGAGCACGGGCTACCTGATCTCGATCCCGGGCCCGCTCCTCGTGGGCGTGCTCTACCAGCACAGCGGCGGCTGGGGGCTGCCCCTGACGCTCATGGCCGGCCTCATGGTGCCGCAGATCGTCGTCGGCACCCTCGCGGGCCGCAACCGCACGGTCGAGGACGAGGTGGCGGCGACGAGGGCCGCTGCGGCCTGA
- a CDS encoding FadR/GntR family transcriptional regulator, translating to MPLTTPRRSALSEQVISELRNQISSGEWPVGSRIPTEPELVDQLGVARNTVREAVRALAHNGLLDIRQGSGTYVVATSELAGVMQRRFADADPRHIAELRSTLESSAAKLAAERRTERDLKQLDALLVRREEVWASGDAEAFVTADATFHMAVVAASHNDVMTALYADLGEVLRDWLREDIGEELTPEAHMDHARLVDAIRTGDAEAAATEAAGYPFMCRPERFTSSG from the coding sequence ATGCCGCTGACCACCCCTCGCCGTTCGGCACTCTCCGAACAGGTCATCTCCGAGCTGCGCAACCAGATCTCGTCGGGCGAGTGGCCGGTCGGTTCCCGCATCCCCACCGAGCCCGAGCTGGTCGACCAGCTGGGCGTGGCCAGGAACACCGTCAGGGAGGCCGTGCGCGCCCTCGCGCACAACGGCCTGCTCGACATCCGCCAGGGCTCGGGCACGTACGTCGTCGCGACGAGCGAGCTCGCGGGCGTGATGCAGCGCAGGTTCGCCGACGCGGACCCGCGGCACATCGCGGAGCTGCGCAGCACGCTGGAGTCCAGTGCCGCGAAGCTCGCTGCCGAGCGCCGCACCGAGCGGGACCTGAAGCAGCTGGACGCGCTTCTCGTGCGCCGCGAGGAGGTGTGGGCGTCCGGGGACGCGGAGGCGTTCGTGACGGCCGACGCGACGTTCCACATGGCCGTCGTCGCCGCGTCGCACAACGACGTCATGACGGCGCTCTACGCGGACCTCGGCGAGGTGCTGCGGGACTGGCTGCGCGAGGACATCGGCGAGGAGCTGACGCCCGAGGCGCACATGGACCACGCGCGGCTGGTCGACGCGATCCGCACGGGCGACGCGGAGGCCGCCGCCACGGAGGCCGCGGGCTACCCGTTCATGTGCCGCCCGGAGCGTTTCACTTCCAGCGGCTGA
- the fabI gene encoding enoyl-ACP reductase FabI has translation MSGILDGKRILITGVLTESSIAFHAAKVAQEQGAEVILTAFPRPTLTERIAKKLPRPAKVIELDVTNQEHLDRLAGVVKEELGGLDGIVHSIGFAPQGAFNFLEASFEDVSTAMHVSAYSLKSLTMACRPLFEGGASVVGLTFDAQYAWPKYDWMGPAKAALEATSRYLARDLGKEDIRCNLISAGPLGSMAAKSIPGFEELADVWNTRSPLNWDMADPEPAGRGVVALLSDFFPKTTGEIIHVDGGVHMMGA, from the coding sequence ATGAGCGGAATTCTCGACGGCAAGCGCATCCTCATCACGGGTGTGCTGACGGAGTCCTCCATCGCCTTCCACGCGGCCAAGGTCGCCCAGGAGCAGGGCGCGGAGGTCATTCTGACCGCTTTCCCGCGGCCCACGCTCACCGAGCGCATCGCCAAGAAGCTCCCCAGGCCCGCCAAGGTCATCGAGCTCGACGTGACCAACCAGGAGCACCTCGACCGCCTCGCGGGCGTCGTCAAGGAGGAGCTTGGCGGCCTCGACGGCATCGTGCACTCCATCGGCTTCGCGCCGCAGGGGGCGTTCAACTTCCTGGAGGCGTCCTTCGAGGACGTGTCCACCGCGATGCACGTCTCGGCGTACTCCCTGAAGTCGCTCACCATGGCCTGCCGCCCGCTGTTCGAGGGCGGCGCCTCGGTCGTCGGCCTCACCTTCGACGCCCAGTACGCCTGGCCGAAGTACGACTGGATGGGCCCGGCCAAGGCCGCCCTGGAGGCCACCAGCCGCTACCTCGCCCGCGACCTGGGCAAGGAGGACATCCGCTGCAACCTGATCTCGGCGGGTCCGCTCGGCTCCATGGCCGCCAAGTCGATCCCGGGCTTCGAGGAGCTCGCCGACGTCTGGAACACCCGCTCCCCGCTGAACTGGGACATGGCCGACCCGGAGCCCGCGGGCCGCGGCGTCGTCGCCCTGCTCTCGGACTTCTTCCCGAAGACCACCGGCGAGATCATCCACGTCGACGGCGGCGTGCACATGATGGGTGCCTGA
- the fabG gene encoding 3-oxoacyl-[acyl-carrier-protein] reductase: protein MSRSVLVTGGNRGIGLAIARAFADAGDKVAITYRSGEPPKLLTDAGVLAVKCDITDAEQVEQAYKEIEEKHGNVEVLVANAGITKDQLLMRMSEEDFTSVLDTNLTGTFRVVKRANRGMLRAKKGRVVLISSVVGLLGGAGQANYAASKAGLVGFARSLARELGSRNLTFNVVAPGFVDTDMTKVLTDEQREGIVSQVPLGRYAQPEEIAAAVKFLASDDASYITGAVIPVDGGLGMGH from the coding sequence TTGAGCCGCTCGGTTCTCGTCACCGGAGGAAACCGGGGCATCGGCCTCGCCATCGCCCGCGCCTTCGCCGACGCCGGCGACAAGGTCGCGATCACCTACCGCTCGGGTGAGCCGCCGAAGCTCCTCACCGACGCCGGTGTCCTCGCCGTCAAGTGCGACATCACCGACGCCGAACAGGTGGAGCAGGCCTACAAGGAGATCGAGGAGAAGCACGGGAACGTCGAGGTCCTGGTCGCCAACGCCGGCATCACCAAGGACCAGCTCCTGATGCGCATGTCCGAGGAGGACTTCACGTCCGTCCTCGACACCAACCTCACCGGCACCTTCCGCGTCGTCAAGCGTGCCAACCGCGGCATGCTGCGCGCCAAGAAGGGCCGCGTCGTCCTCATCTCCTCGGTCGTCGGCCTGCTGGGCGGCGCCGGGCAGGCGAACTACGCCGCCTCCAAGGCGGGTCTGGTCGGCTTCGCGCGTTCGCTCGCCCGCGAGCTCGGTTCGCGCAACCTCACCTTCAACGTCGTCGCCCCCGGTTTTGTCGACACCGACATGACCAAGGTGCTGACGGACGAGCAGCGTGAGGGCATCGTCTCTCAGGTGCCGCTCGGCCGTTACGCGCAGCCCGAGGAGATCGCCGCCGCGGTGAAGTTCCTCGCGTCGGACGACGCTTCTTACATCACTGGAGCCGTCATCCCCGTTGACGGCGGATTGGGCATGGGTCACTGA
- a CDS encoding TldD/PmbA family protein produces the protein MPHSIDEAFTALPLRALADAALARARALGADHADFRLERVRSASWLLRDARPAGSSDTTDLGYAVRVVHGGTWGFASGVDMTMDAAARVASQAVAMAKLSAQVIEAAGSDERVELADEPVHADKTWVSSYEIDPFSVPGEEKAGLLADWSARLLAADGVTHVDASLMTVHENKFYADTAGTSTTQQRVRLHPQLTAVAVDGSSGEFDSMRTIAPPVGRGWEYLTGTGWDWAAELAEIPELLAEKMRAPSVRAGSYDLVVDPSNLWLTIHESIGHATELDRALGYEAAYAGTSFATFDQLGKLAYGSSLMNVTGDRTAEHGLATIGYDDEGVAGQSWDLVKDGTLVGYQLDRRIAKLTGFERSNGCAYADSPGHVPVQRMANVSLQPDPGGLSTEDLIAGVDRGIYVVGDRSWSIDMQRYNFQFTGQRFYRIENGRLAGQLRDVAYQATTTDFWGSMAAVGGPQTYVLGGAFNCGKAQPGQIAAVSHGCPSALFRGVNILNTTQEAGR, from the coding sequence GTGCCTCATTCCATCGATGAAGCCTTCACGGCGCTGCCGCTGCGGGCTCTCGCCGACGCCGCGCTGGCCCGCGCGCGGGCGCTCGGCGCCGACCACGCGGACTTCCGCCTGGAGCGGGTGCGCAGCGCGTCCTGGCTGCTGCGCGACGCCAGGCCGGCGGGCAGCTCCGACACCACGGACCTCGGGTACGCGGTCCGTGTGGTGCACGGCGGCACCTGGGGTTTCGCCTCCGGTGTCGACATGACGATGGACGCGGCGGCGCGCGTCGCCTCGCAGGCCGTGGCCATGGCGAAGCTGTCCGCTCAGGTCATCGAGGCCGCGGGGTCCGATGAGCGTGTGGAGCTCGCGGACGAGCCGGTGCACGCGGACAAGACGTGGGTCTCCTCGTACGAGATCGATCCGTTCTCCGTGCCGGGCGAGGAGAAGGCGGGGCTGCTCGCCGACTGGAGCGCGCGGCTGCTGGCCGCCGACGGGGTCACGCACGTCGACGCGTCGCTGATGACCGTGCACGAGAACAAGTTCTACGCGGACACGGCGGGCACGTCGACCACGCAGCAGCGCGTGCGGCTGCATCCGCAGCTGACCGCGGTGGCCGTCGACGGGTCGAGCGGTGAGTTCGATTCGATGCGGACGATCGCGCCGCCGGTCGGCCGCGGCTGGGAGTACCTCACGGGGACGGGCTGGGACTGGGCGGCGGAGCTCGCCGAGATCCCGGAGCTTTTGGCGGAGAAGATGCGGGCGCCGAGCGTCCGGGCGGGTTCGTACGACCTCGTCGTCGATCCGTCGAACCTGTGGCTGACGATCCACGAGTCCATCGGCCATGCCACGGAGCTGGACCGCGCGCTCGGCTACGAGGCGGCGTACGCGGGCACGTCCTTCGCCACCTTCGACCAGCTGGGCAAGCTGGCGTACGGCTCCTCGCTGATGAACGTGACGGGCGACCGGACGGCCGAGCACGGCCTCGCGACGATCGGGTACGACGACGAGGGCGTGGCAGGCCAGTCCTGGGACCTGGTCAAGGACGGCACGCTGGTCGGCTACCAGCTGGACCGGCGCATCGCGAAGCTCACCGGCTTCGAACGCTCCAACGGCTGCGCGTACGCCGACTCCCCCGGCCACGTCCCGGTGCAGCGCATGGCGAACGTGTCGCTCCAGCCGGACCCCGGCGGGCTCTCCACGGAGGATCTGATCGCGGGCGTGGACCGCGGCATCTACGTGGTCGGGGACCGGTCGTGGTCGATCGACATGCAGAGGTACAACTTTCAATTCACCGGGCAGCGCTTCTACCGCATCGAGAACGGCCGTCTCGCCGGGCAGCTGCGCGACGTCGCCTACCAGGCGACGACCACCGACTTCTGGGGCTCGATGGCCGCGGTCGGCGGCCCGCAGACGTACGTCCTCGGCGGCGCCTTCAACTGCGGCAAGGCCCAGCCCGGCCAGATCGCCGCGGTCTCGCACGGCTGCCCGTCCGCCCTGTTCCGGGGCGTGAACATTCTGAACACCACGCAGGAGGCCGGTCGATGA
- a CDS encoding metallopeptidase TldD-related protein — MSRSATKPHEIVERALELSTADGCVVIADEESTANLRWAGNALTTNGVTRGRTLTVIATVDGKEGTASGVVTRSAVTADDLEPLVRAAEEAARAAGPAEDAQPLVSGTAASPDFTEAPVETSSAVFAEFAPALGEAFARARAGGRELYGFANHEFVSSYLGTSTGLRLRHDQPNGTLELNAKSPDRTRSAWAGRATRDFKDVDPAALDAELDRRLGWAQRRIDLPAGRYETLLPPTAVADLLIYQLWQSSARDAAEGRTVFSKPGGATRLGERIAELPLTLRSDPHEPGLESAPFVLAHASGGDASVFDNGLPLSATEWIRAGELAHLATSRHSAELTGLPVTPAVDNLVLDGGGERTLDEMVAATGRGLLLTCLWYIREVDPATLLLTGLTRDGVYLVENGEVVGEVNNFRFNESPVDLLGRATEAGRTEKTLPREWGDYFTRAAMPALRVPDFNMSSVSPGV, encoded by the coding sequence ATGAGCCGCAGCGCCACCAAGCCCCACGAGATCGTCGAGCGCGCCCTCGAACTGTCCACCGCCGACGGCTGCGTCGTGATCGCCGACGAGGAGTCGACCGCGAACCTGCGCTGGGCGGGCAACGCGCTGACCACCAACGGCGTCACGCGCGGACGCACCCTCACCGTCATCGCGACCGTCGACGGCAAGGAGGGCACCGCCTCCGGCGTCGTGACGCGCTCCGCCGTGACCGCGGACGACCTGGAGCCGCTGGTGCGGGCCGCCGAGGAGGCCGCGCGCGCGGCCGGGCCCGCCGAGGACGCGCAGCCGCTGGTGAGCGGCACGGCCGCCTCCCCCGACTTCACCGAGGCGCCCGTCGAGACGTCCTCGGCGGTCTTCGCGGAGTTCGCCCCGGCGCTCGGCGAGGCCTTCGCGCGGGCCCGTGCGGGCGGCCGGGAGCTGTACGGCTTCGCGAACCACGAGTTCGTGTCGAGCTACCTCGGTACGTCGACGGGGCTCCGCCTCCGCCACGACCAGCCCAACGGCACCCTGGAGCTCAACGCCAAGTCGCCCGACCGCACCAGGTCCGCGTGGGCCGGGCGCGCCACCCGCGACTTCAAGGACGTCGACCCGGCCGCCCTCGACGCGGAGCTCGACCGGCGCCTCGGGTGGGCGCAGCGCCGCATCGACCTGCCCGCCGGGCGGTATGAGACGCTGCTGCCGCCGACCGCCGTCGCCGACCTGCTGATCTACCAGCTGTGGCAGTCCTCGGCGCGCGACGCCGCCGAAGGCCGCACGGTGTTCTCCAAGCCGGGCGGCGCGACGCGGCTCGGCGAGCGGATCGCCGAGCTGCCGCTCACGCTGCGCAGCGACCCGCACGAGCCGGGCCTGGAGTCGGCGCCCTTCGTGCTCGCGCACGCCTCCGGCGGCGACGCCTCGGTCTTCGACAACGGCCTGCCGCTGTCCGCCACCGAGTGGATCCGCGCCGGTGAGCTCGCTCACCTCGCCACCAGCCGGCACAGCGCCGAGCTGACCGGGCTCCCGGTGACGCCGGCCGTCGACAACCTCGTCCTGGACGGCGGCGGCGAGCGCACGCTGGACGAGATGGTCGCGGCCACCGGGCGCGGGCTGCTGCTGACCTGCCTCTGGTACATCCGCGAGGTGGACCCGGCGACGCTGCTGCTCACGGGGCTGACCAGGGACGGCGTGTACCTCGTCGAGAACGGCGAGGTCGTGGGCGAGGTGAACAACTTCCGGTTCAACGAGTCGCCCGTGGACCTGCTCGGCCGGGCGACGGAGGCGGGCCGTACGGAGAAGACGCTGCCGCGCGAGTGGGGCGACTACTTCACCCGGGCCGCGATGCCCGCGCTGCGCGTCCCCGATTTCAATATGAGTTCGGTCAGCCCGGGCGTATAA